In Aestuariibaculum lutulentum, one DNA window encodes the following:
- a CDS encoding AtpZ/AtpI family protein: MDKNQRQLNKYVRFTSIALQMGLTIYLGSKLGEWLDYKFDNSDQLYYKIVTLLAVFLAMFSVIRQVLNITNNDKND, from the coding sequence GTGGACAAAAATCAAAGACAGCTTAATAAGTATGTAAGGTTTACATCTATTGCACTTCAAATGGGGTTAACCATATATTTGGGGAGTAAATTAGGCGAGTGGTTAGATTATAAATTTGACAACTCCGATCAGTTATATTATAAAATAGTAACATTGCTAGCGGTTTTCCTGGCAATGTTTTCTGTTATTAGGCAAGTACTTAATATTACCAATAACGATAAAAATGATTAA
- the atpB gene encoding F0F1 ATP synthase subunit A, whose translation MMVAKKSIKFIAILVLMMTSVFAFANEGEHDNQHHEGGNKIDTPEEIKEYIAHHLKDSHDFHLYTNNETGTHVSFPLPVIVWTSEGLRTFMSSEFHHDDNGHVVVEKGGVKLTKIHSKIYELEAGADEVVFDDHHHAENAHKVLDFSITKSVFGMLLAGLLMILGFGALAKGYKKGAIPTGFGRALEPLVIYVRDEIARPNIGEKKYRKFMSFLLTVFFFIWILNLLGLTPLGFNVTGQIAVTFCLAIFTVVIYLFSGSKDFWGHTLWMPGVPYILRPILAVIELIGFVLIKPFSLLVRLFANMTAGHFVVMSLIALVITMKEAFGPVASTGVSLALALFISVIEILVAFLQAFIFTMLSSLFIGMAVEEHDHH comes from the coding sequence ATGATGGTAGCAAAAAAATCTATCAAATTTATTGCAATTTTAGTTTTAATGATGACTTCGGTTTTTGCCTTTGCAAACGAAGGAGAGCATGATAATCAGCATCATGAAGGAGGAAATAAAATTGATACTCCAGAAGAGATTAAAGAATACATTGCACATCACTTAAAAGATTCTCACGATTTTCATTTATATACTAATAACGAAACAGGAACTCACGTAAGTTTCCCGTTACCTGTTATTGTATGGACTAGTGAAGGTTTAAGAACATTTATGTCTTCAGAATTTCACCACGACGATAACGGTCACGTTGTTGTAGAAAAGGGTGGTGTTAAGTTAACAAAGATTCACAGTAAAATATACGAATTAGAAGCTGGAGCAGATGAAGTTGTTTTTGACGATCACCACCACGCTGAAAATGCACACAAAGTATTAGACTTCTCTATTACTAAAAGTGTATTCGGTATGTTATTAGCAGGGCTTTTAATGATTTTAGGATTTGGAGCTTTAGCTAAAGGATACAAAAAAGGAGCAATTCCAACTGGTTTTGGTCGTGCTTTAGAGCCTTTAGTAATTTATGTGCGTGACGAAATTGCACGTCCGAATATTGGTGAGAAAAAATACAGAAAGTTCATGTCGTTCTTATTAACTGTATTCTTCTTTATTTGGATCTTAAACTTATTAGGTTTAACGCCACTTGGATTTAACGTAACAGGTCAGATTGCAGTAACCTTCTGTTTAGCAATTTTTACTGTTGTTATCTATTTATTTAGCGGAAGTAAAGATTTCTGGGGGCACACCTTATGGATGCCAGGAGTACCTTACATCTTAAGACCTATCTTAGCAGTAATAGAATTAATTGGTTTTGTATTAATTAAGCCATTCTCTCTGTTAGTGCGTTTATTTGCTAACATGACTGCAGGACACTTTGTGGTTATGAGCTTAATAGCATTAGTTATTACAATGAAAGAAGCCTTTGGTCCGGTAGCATCAACAGGTGTTTCATTAGCACTAGCATTATTTATCTCGGTTATCGAAATTCTGGTAGCCTTTTTACAAGCGTTTATTTTCACGATGTTATCATCGTTATTTATAGGAATGGCTGTTGAAGAACACGACCATCACTAA
- a CDS encoding DUF4254 domain-containing protein — MFTDKANKIFQEVIAKYHVVDSVDQPFENAYPESDLIEHLLYRKCWIDTVQWHYEDIIRDPQIDPVAALKLKRQIDASNQDRTDMVEYIDSYFLDTYKDVEAKAEATINTESPAWGVDRLSILALKIYHMNEEATRTDASNEHRAACQKKLDVLLEQRVDLSTAIDTLLNDIENGDKYMKVYKQMKMYNDDELNPVLRGQK, encoded by the coding sequence ATGTTTACAGATAAAGCCAATAAAATATTTCAAGAGGTTATTGCAAAATACCACGTTGTAGATTCAGTAGATCAACCATTCGAAAACGCTTATCCAGAGAGCGATTTAATCGAGCATTTATTATACAGAAAATGTTGGATTGATACCGTACAATGGCATTACGAAGATATTATTCGCGATCCGCAAATCGATCCGGTAGCGGCTTTAAAATTAAAACGTCAGATTGATGCTTCTAATCAGGACAGAACTGATATGGTGGAATACATTGATAGCTACTTTTTAGATACATATAAAGATGTTGAAGCTAAAGCTGAAGCGACAATCAATACGGAGAGTCCTGCTTGGGGTGTTGACAGATTATCAATTCTTGCTTTAAAAATTTACCACATGAATGAAGAAGCAACACGTACTGATGCATCAAATGAACACAGAGCGGCATGCCAAAAGAAATTAGACGTGTTATTAGAGCAACGTGTAGATTTAAGTACAGCTATTGATACTTTGCTAAACGATATCGAAAATGGCGATAAGTACATGAAAGTGTACAAACAAATGAAAATGTACAACGACGACGAGCTTAACCCGGTTTTAAGAGGTCAAAAGTAA
- the atpE gene encoding ATP synthase F0 subunit C, protein MYNLIGAGLIVIGAGLGLGKIGGSAMEAIARQPEAAGKIQTAMIIIGALLEGLAFGALILGK, encoded by the coding sequence ATGTACAATTTAATTGGAGCAGGATTAATCGTAATCGGAGCTGGATTAGGTTTAGGTAAAATTGGTGGTAGCGCTATGGAAGCTATCGCTCGTCAACCAGAAGCTGCTGGAAAAATCCAAACAGCAATGATTATCATCGGAGCTTTATTAGAAGGTTTAGCATTCGGTGCATTAATCTTAGGAAAATAA
- a CDS encoding DUF6168 family protein, protein MIKRILVFTLVVVLLFAIALTIHQQFISQPLSFPLWQVYLFHAIASLIVYASIEGICSIMPNNAGYAYLAFMFLKIGLFLLIFKNAVFENDSLTQAERYALVLPLFLFLTTEAIAVGKLLNSK, encoded by the coding sequence ATGATTAAAAGAATACTGGTTTTCACACTAGTTGTAGTTTTACTTTTTGCAATTGCTTTAACCATACATCAGCAATTTATTTCTCAGCCGCTATCATTTCCATTATGGCAGGTGTATTTATTTCACGCTATTGCATCTTTAATAGTGTATGCGAGTATTGAGGGTATTTGTAGCATTATGCCTAATAATGCGGGTTATGCTTATTTGGCATTTATGTTTTTAAAAATAGGTTTGTTCTTGTTGATTTTTAAAAATGCCGTGTTCGAAAATGACAGTTTAACTCAGGCAGAACGCTACGCTTTAGTGCTGCCATTATTCTTGTTTTTAACCACCGAAGCTATTGCTGTAGGAAAGTTGCTAAACAGCAAATAG
- a CDS encoding ferredoxin--NADP reductase, which produces MSSFHNLTIKNIERETSKAISITFDVPEALTDTFSFKAGQYITLRATVNGNEVRRDYSLCSSPKSGELKVAIKEVKDGTFSAYANAELRAGDVLEVAPPKGRFTFEPNDSITKNIALFAAGSGITPVLSIIKCALEEEVHSHVILVYGNKTTEDTMFLNELLELQHEYKDRFSIQFVFSQADQDNAIFGRIEKSTVNYVMKNKHKHIDVDAYYLCGPEAMIHTVKDVLTANGADADRIHYELFKAAKTEDIVTPAASTANGITKATIIVDDEETVIEMSQKQTILEAAIDEDLDAPYSCQGGICSSCLARVKEGAATMRQNSILTEQEVAEGLILTCQAHPTTATITVDYDDV; this is translated from the coding sequence ATGTCATCATTTCACAATCTTACCATTAAAAATATAGAGCGAGAGACATCTAAAGCCATTAGTATAACTTTCGATGTTCCTGAAGCTTTAACCGATACATTTTCATTTAAAGCCGGACAATACATTACGTTAAGAGCAACCGTTAACGGAAATGAAGTTCGTCGTGATTACTCCCTTTGTTCATCACCAAAAAGTGGTGAATTAAAAGTGGCTATTAAGGAAGTTAAAGACGGAACGTTTTCGGCATATGCGAATGCAGAATTAAGAGCAGGTGATGTTTTAGAAGTTGCACCTCCAAAGGGACGTTTTACATTTGAACCAAACGATTCTATCACTAAAAACATAGCACTTTTTGCAGCAGGTAGTGGTATCACACCAGTTTTAAGCATTATTAAATGTGCATTGGAAGAAGAAGTACACAGCCATGTGATTTTAGTATACGGAAACAAAACCACTGAAGACACCATGTTCTTAAATGAACTTTTAGAACTTCAGCATGAATATAAAGACCGTTTCTCTATTCAGTTTGTATTTAGCCAGGCCGACCAAGACAACGCTATTTTTGGTCGTATCGAGAAAAGCACGGTAAACTACGTGATGAAAAACAAGCACAAACATATTGATGTTGATGCGTACTACTTATGTGGACCCGAAGCCATGATTCACACGGTTAAAGATGTTTTAACGGCTAATGGTGCTGATGCAGACCGCATTCATTACGAACTATTTAAAGCTGCAAAAACTGAGGATATTGTAACTCCCGCTGCGTCTACTGCCAACGGAATAACTAAGGCTACAATTATTGTTGACGATGAAGAAACCGTTATTGAAATGTCTCAAAAACAAACCATTCTTGAAGCGGCTATCGATGAAGATTTAGATGCGCCATATTCTTGTCAGGGTGGTATTTGTAGTAGTTGTTTGGCACGCGTAAAAGAAGGTGCTGCCACAATGCGTCAAAACAGCATTCTAACCGAGCAGGAAGTTGCTGAAGGTTTAATATTAACCTGTCAGGCACATCCAACCACAGCAACCATTACTGTAGACTACGATGACGTTTAA
- a CDS encoding F0F1 ATP synthase subunit B, protein MDQLLNDFSPGLFFMQAIILLILIVLMRKFAWKPILESLQTREDGIKDALDSAEKARLEMQNLQADNKKLLNEARAEREAMLKEAREMKDKMIEAAKTEAETQANTIIEQAHAAIESEKKAAIAELKSHVAGLSIEIAEKVLRDELSDNSKQQKLVDSLIGEATLS, encoded by the coding sequence ATGGATCAGTTATTAAATGATTTTTCACCAGGATTGTTTTTTATGCAAGCCATCATCTTATTAATCTTAATTGTATTAATGAGAAAATTTGCTTGGAAACCTATTTTAGAGTCGTTACAAACTCGTGAAGACGGGATTAAAGATGCATTAGATTCAGCTGAAAAAGCAAGATTAGAAATGCAAAATCTTCAAGCAGATAATAAGAAATTATTAAACGAGGCTAGAGCAGAAAGAGAAGCGATGCTTAAAGAAGCACGTGAGATGAAGGATAAAATGATTGAAGCTGCAAAAACTGAAGCTGAGACACAAGCAAACACAATTATCGAGCAAGCGCACGCTGCTATCGAAAGCGAAAAGAAAGCTGCTATTGCAGAATTGAAAAGTCACGTTGCTGGTTTATCTATCGAAATCGCTGAGAAAGTGTTACGCGACGAACTTTCAGATAATAGTAAACAACAAAAATTAGTAGATTCTTTAATTGGAGAAGCTACATTAAGTTAA
- a CDS encoding DUF2059 domain-containing protein: MKNLLFACLFVVGTVGQVFAQDNSEFKNETINFIKLTGSTTAFETAISQIGSMVSEDKKEVYMEEAKGTLDGLYQKMAGLYMAEFTREEIQELTAFYKTDLGKKLANKQYGLAQKAMMFGQSWGMEVQAIAQKYM, translated from the coding sequence ATGAAAAACCTTTTATTTGCTTGCTTATTTGTTGTGGGAACCGTGGGGCAGGTTTTTGCTCAAGACAATTCCGAATTTAAAAATGAAACCATCAATTTTATTAAACTTACAGGGTCTACAACGGCATTCGAAACGGCTATTTCTCAAATAGGAAGTATGGTTTCTGAAGATAAAAAGGAGGTTTATATGGAAGAAGCTAAAGGGACTTTAGATGGTTTGTACCAGAAAATGGCCGGGTTGTATATGGCTGAATTTACACGTGAGGAAATTCAGGAGTTAACCGCATTTTATAAAACCGATTTGGGTAAAAAACTTGCTAATAAACAATATGGTTTAGCTCAAAAAGCGATGATGTTTGGTCAGAGCTGGGGTATGGAAGTGCAGGCTATCGCTCAAAAATATATGTAA
- a CDS encoding glycosyltransferase family 9 protein, with protein MPKSPEHILVIRLSAMGDVAMTVPVLRAFTKQYPLVKVTVLTRGFFMPFFKGISNVNVFPADLKGKHKGVFGLHKLSKELKALGVTQVADLHNVLRTNILKTFFFGTKVVQIDKGRSEKKALVSGDIFQQLKTTHQRYADVFNALGYPVDLSNPIFPKPSELTINGFENKSEKWIGIAPFAAHEGKMYPLVLMKEVIAELSNDYRIILFGGGTEEAQILDGIAQSFDNVINTAGQLKFDEELAVISNLDVMLAMDSGNAHMAAMQGVKVITIWGVTHPYAGFAPFNQPEDYALVADRNQFPLVPTSIYGNKYPEGYEKASASISSQRIIEKIKAVI; from the coding sequence ATGCCAAAATCACCTGAACATATTCTTGTTATTCGCCTTTCGGCAATGGGTGATGTGGCTATGACGGTGCCTGTGCTTCGGGCATTTACAAAACAATATCCTCTGGTTAAAGTCACGGTTTTAACCAGAGGTTTTTTTATGCCTTTTTTTAAAGGAATTTCTAATGTTAATGTGTTTCCTGCCGATTTAAAAGGAAAACATAAAGGTGTTTTCGGCTTGCATAAATTATCTAAAGAATTAAAAGCTTTAGGTGTTACTCAGGTTGCCGATTTACACAATGTGCTTAGAACAAATATTCTAAAAACTTTCTTTTTTGGAACCAAAGTTGTTCAGATTGATAAAGGTCGATCAGAGAAAAAAGCATTGGTTTCGGGAGACATTTTTCAGCAACTAAAAACCACGCATCAGCGTTATGCCGACGTGTTTAATGCTTTAGGTTATCCGGTAGATTTAAGCAATCCAATATTTCCAAAACCAAGTGAGTTAACTATAAATGGCTTTGAAAATAAATCTGAAAAATGGATTGGAATAGCGCCTTTCGCGGCGCATGAAGGAAAAATGTATCCTTTAGTGCTGATGAAAGAAGTTATCGCTGAATTATCAAATGATTATCGCATTATTTTATTTGGTGGTGGAACGGAAGAAGCTCAAATTCTTGATGGTATCGCTCAAAGTTTTGATAATGTAATTAATACAGCAGGACAGTTAAAATTTGACGAAGAATTAGCTGTAATTTCTAATTTAGATGTCATGTTGGCTATGGATTCCGGTAATGCACACATGGCTGCTATGCAAGGTGTAAAAGTGATTACCATTTGGGGAGTAACGCATCCTTATGCTGGTTTTGCACCGTTTAATCAACCTGAAGATTACGCTTTGGTGGCCGATAGAAATCAATTTCCTTTAGTGCCAACTTCTATTTACGGAAATAAATATCCAGAAGGTTATGAGAAGGCTTCAGCGAGTATTTCATCTCAAAGAATTATAGAAAAAATAAAGGCCGTCATCTAA
- the upp gene encoding uracil phosphoribosyltransferase, with protein sequence MKIHNISTENSILNSFIAEMRDVNIQKDSMRFRRNIERIGEILGYEMSKTLNYSTQEITTPLGISKMNLIKNNIVLCSILRAGVPLHNGLLNYFDKAENAFISAYRHHKHNPESFEIIVEYLACPSLEGKTLILADPMLATGQSMIATYEALKPFGTPKEVHLVSLIGAPEGVEFVDKHFNENTHLWIATIDEKLDENSYIVPGLGDAGDLAFGQKLQQ encoded by the coding sequence ATGAAAATCCACAATATCTCAACTGAAAATTCAATCCTGAATAGCTTTATTGCCGAGATGCGAGATGTAAACATTCAAAAAGACAGCATGCGTTTCAGACGAAATATTGAACGTATTGGTGAAATTTTAGGTTACGAAATGAGTAAAACCCTAAACTATTCAACTCAGGAAATTACCACTCCTTTAGGCATAAGTAAAATGAATTTAATTAAAAACAACATCGTTTTATGCTCCATTTTAAGAGCCGGCGTTCCTTTGCATAATGGTTTATTAAATTATTTCGATAAAGCTGAAAATGCCTTTATTTCAGCTTACAGACATCACAAACACAACCCTGAAAGTTTTGAGATTATTGTTGAATATTTAGCCTGCCCTAGTTTAGAAGGAAAAACCCTAATTCTCGCGGACCCTATGCTAGCCACTGGACAATCTATGATTGCAACCTACGAAGCGTTAAAACCCTTTGGAACGCCAAAAGAAGTACATTTAGTAAGTTTAATAGGTGCACCTGAAGGCGTAGAATTTGTCGACAAACATTTTAATGAAAACACCCATTTATGGATTGCAACTATTGATGAAAAACTCGACGAAAATAGCTATATCGTTCCCGGATTAGGTGATGCCGGTGATTTAGCTTTCGGACAAAAATTACAGCAATAA
- the atpH gene encoding ATP synthase F1 subunit delta gives MAGERAAIRYAKAVLSLASDKNAAEAVNADMTLIANTIAESKELNGVLQNPIVRSSIKKSVIEEVFKNTNELTGNLVDTLISNKRIALIGEVAKQYSVLFDQLKGTQIAKVTTAVPLTAELNAKVLAKVKELTGKEVEVQNIVDENILGGFVLRVGDVQYDASIANKLNKLKREFTLN, from the coding sequence ATGGCAGGAGAAAGAGCAGCAATACGTTACGCAAAAGCGGTTTTAAGTTTAGCATCAGATAAAAATGCAGCCGAGGCTGTTAATGCTGATATGACTTTAATTGCTAACACCATTGCAGAAAGTAAAGAATTAAACGGTGTGCTTCAAAATCCTATCGTAAGATCATCTATTAAAAAATCAGTAATCGAAGAAGTGTTTAAAAACACTAACGAATTAACTGGAAATTTAGTAGACACTTTAATTAGCAACAAAAGAATTGCTTTAATTGGCGAAGTAGCAAAACAATACAGTGTGTTATTCGACCAGTTAAAAGGAACTCAAATAGCTAAAGTAACTACCGCAGTGCCATTAACAGCAGAATTAAATGCTAAGGTATTAGCTAAGGTTAAAGAACTTACAGGAAAAGAAGTAGAAGTTCAAAACATTGTAGACGAAAACATCTTAGGAGGTTTCGTATTACGTGTTGGCGATGTGCAGTATGATGCAAGTATCGCTAACAAATTAAACAAGTTAAAAAGAGAATTTACATTAAACTAA
- a CDS encoding bactofilin family protein: protein MFSENKKEKKMTEGPTSQNISQGTTLIGDMSSEGDFRIEGTVEGNVVTKGKVVVGKTGFIKGTLQGTDAYFEGKFSGKLTLSGTLTLKDSAVIEGEVSVAKLAVEPGAAFNVTCLMKGAVKEINSGQKSKTA from the coding sequence ATGTTTTCCGAAAACAAAAAAGAAAAAAAGATGACAGAAGGACCTACTAGTCAGAATATTTCTCAAGGCACCACATTAATTGGCGACATGAGTAGTGAAGGCGATTTTAGAATTGAAGGAACCGTTGAAGGTAATGTAGTTACCAAAGGTAAAGTTGTGGTTGGAAAAACCGGTTTTATAAAAGGAACATTACAAGGAACCGATGCGTATTTTGAAGGTAAATTTTCAGGTAAGTTAACCTTATCAGGAACCTTAACTTTAAAAGATTCTGCAGTTATAGAAGGCGAGGTTTCTGTAGCTAAGCTAGCTGTAGAGCCAGGGGCAGCATTCAACGTAACCTGTTTAATGAAAGGTGCTGTAAAAGAAATTAACAGTGGACAAAAATCAAAGACAGCTTAA
- the porW gene encoding type IX secretion system periplasmic lipoprotein PorW/SprE yields MKASFKVPSVIACSILLVVGCSRKKDKFISRNFHAVTAEFNTLYNGYNALEQGRASLNESYTDNYWDILPIERLEVFDDVILPGQSKNESFGTAEEKAVKAIQKHSMNIGGKEKNPQMDEAYLLLGKARYFDQRFVPALEAFNYILYKYAASDKINQARIWREKTNIRLENNELAIKNLKRLLEQEELEDQDLADATSMLAQAYLNTKSIDSAITQLEVASNATKSNDERGRYRFIQGQLYNELGYKDSANIAFDKVIELNRKTPRIYMISAHLEKMKNFDYEHGDKMAQLELLTELEENRENRPYLDKIYFQKGQYYQNTNAEALAIEYYNKSLRTNSRDRLLKAKNYEILGDIDFDNSVYKEAGNYYDSTLTNLEENSKPYRLIKRKRDNLEDVIYYEGIAKTNDSILRLVRLPEAERVAYFQEFIDALKVKAEEEKEKAEAIERNKGIATVNAGSRQAAPFQGVGAPAQATFYFYNPTTVAYGKNEFIKKWGNRALEDNWRWSSKGIVGNVGGAAGTDIVAAATEEELYDPQYYISKIPTEQKAIDSISKDRNYAYYQLGLIYKEKFKEYELAKDKFQDLLESNPEERLILPSKYNLYKIYELLGETGEASIAKNDIITNYPDTRYATILSNPDMVSEEDENSPENLYQALYAKYENQEYAEVIAKSEDYINRFEGDAIVPKFELLKATATGRLYGFDAYSKAINFISVTYANKPEGKEAQHIETNVLPVLANKDFVKDNDSIRQQYKVVYAFKDAKREQLEGFKTELDTVLSHIKYYKLQSSVDVYDTNTNFVVVHGLTNKQVAHTFEQLFAKEDKKKIKEPHFEISSANYQIIQIHKNLNDFLNVDTN; encoded by the coding sequence TTGAAAGCATCATTTAAGGTTCCATCTGTCATTGCATGTTCCATTCTTTTGGTTGTAGGTTGTTCCAGAAAAAAGGACAAGTTTATCAGCCGAAATTTTCATGCTGTTACGGCAGAATTCAATACACTTTACAATGGTTACAATGCTTTAGAGCAGGGTCGAGCAAGTCTTAATGAAAGTTATACTGATAATTACTGGGATATACTGCCAATTGAACGCTTAGAAGTATTTGATGACGTGATACTTCCTGGGCAATCTAAAAATGAAAGTTTCGGAACGGCTGAAGAAAAAGCTGTAAAGGCTATTCAAAAGCACAGTATGAACATTGGCGGAAAGGAGAAAAACCCGCAAATGGATGAGGCTTACTTATTGTTAGGGAAAGCCCGTTACTTCGATCAGCGTTTTGTGCCGGCTTTAGAGGCTTTTAATTATATTCTTTATAAATACGCAGCCAGCGATAAAATAAATCAGGCAAGAATTTGGCGAGAGAAAACCAATATTCGTTTAGAGAATAATGAGCTTGCCATTAAAAATCTAAAACGTTTACTGGAGCAGGAAGAATTGGAAGATCAGGATTTAGCTGATGCGACATCTATGTTAGCCCAGGCATATTTGAATACAAAATCCATTGATAGTGCTATTACACAACTTGAAGTTGCTTCTAACGCTACAAAGAGTAACGATGAGCGTGGCAGGTATCGTTTTATCCAGGGACAGTTATATAATGAATTAGGCTATAAGGACAGTGCGAACATTGCTTTCGATAAGGTGATTGAGCTGAATAGAAAGACGCCAAGAATTTATATGATTAGCGCCCATCTCGAAAAGATGAAAAATTTCGATTACGAGCATGGCGATAAAATGGCGCAATTGGAATTGTTAACAGAGTTAGAAGAGAATCGTGAAAATCGTCCGTATCTCGATAAAATTTATTTCCAGAAAGGACAATATTATCAAAATACAAACGCTGAAGCTTTAGCTATTGAATATTACAATAAATCGCTTCGCACCAATTCCAGAGATCGTTTATTAAAAGCTAAAAATTACGAGATTTTAGGAGATATCGATTTCGATAATTCGGTGTATAAAGAAGCGGGAAATTATTATGATAGTACCTTAACCAATCTTGAAGAAAATTCGAAACCTTACCGTTTAATAAAACGTAAGCGCGATAATTTAGAAGATGTTATTTATTACGAGGGCATAGCAAAAACTAACGATAGTATTTTGCGACTGGTACGTTTACCGGAAGCAGAGCGCGTAGCTTATTTTCAGGAATTTATAGACGCTTTAAAGGTTAAAGCTGAAGAAGAAAAGGAAAAAGCTGAGGCTATAGAACGAAATAAAGGTATAGCTACGGTTAATGCGGGAAGTAGACAAGCGGCACCATTTCAAGGAGTAGGTGCACCGGCGCAGGCGACATTCTATTTTTACAACCCAACAACTGTGGCATATGGTAAAAATGAATTCATAAAAAAATGGGGTAACAGAGCTTTGGAAGATAACTGGCGTTGGTCTAGCAAAGGTATTGTAGGTAATGTTGGTGGTGCGGCAGGAACAGATATTGTAGCAGCTGCAACCGAAGAAGAATTATACGATCCGCAATACTACATCTCTAAAATTCCAACCGAACAGAAAGCCATTGATAGTATTTCTAAAGACAGAAACTATGCTTATTATCAATTAGGGTTGATTTATAAGGAGAAGTTCAAGGAATATGAGCTGGCAAAAGATAAATTTCAGGATTTGTTAGAGAGCAATCCTGAAGAGCGTTTAATATTACCTTCTAAATACAATCTTTATAAAATTTACGAGCTTTTAGGTGAAACTGGTGAAGCATCTATTGCTAAAAACGATATTATTACTAATTATCCAGATACACGTTACGCAACAATTTTGAGTAATCCGGATATGGTTTCTGAGGAAGATGAAAACAGTCCTGAAAATTTATATCAGGCGCTGTATGCGAAATATGAAAACCAAGAGTATGCAGAGGTTATTGCTAAAAGTGAAGATTATATTAATCGATTTGAAGGAGATGCCATTGTGCCGAAGTTCGAATTATTAAAAGCTACAGCGACTGGACGATTATATGGTTTCGATGCTTACAGCAAGGCCATCAATTTTATTAGCGTTACTTATGCGAATAAACCAGAAGGTAAGGAAGCACAACATATCGAAACCAATGTATTGCCTGTTTTGGCAAATAAAGATTTTGTTAAGGACAACGATAGTATTAGACAGCAATATAAAGTTGTCTATGCTTTTAAAGATGCAAAAAGAGAGCAATTAGAAGGATTTAAAACCGAATTAGATACCGTTTTAAGTCATATTAAATATTACAAACTTCAATCTTCAGTTGATGTTTACGACACAAATACTAATTTTGTAGTTGTTCATGGTTTAACCAATAAGCAGGTGGCTCATACTTTTGAACAGTTGTTTGCTAAAGAAGATAAAAAGAAAATTAAAGAACCCCATTTCGAAATATCGTCTGCGAATTATCAAATTATTCAGATTCACAAGAACCTAAACGATTTTTTAAACGTAGATACTAATTAA